Part of the Natrialbaceae archaeon AArc-T1-2 genome, TATCCGGAGTTCTAATACGAACTGTTTTTCTCATAGCCACATTTCGGCAACCATTAATTTTGCCGAAACGTAGTTACCATCGCTGCATTACCACCGGAGAACGCGTTGTGCCGTCTCGACGGACGCCCTCGGAGTCGGTTGGAGTCGAACAGTTTCTTCGAGGCGAGCAGTTGTCGCCTCGAGAATCCTGTCGTTATGTCGCACAATCGAACGTGTACGACGACGCCGTTTCCAGGAAACCTGAGACGATAGCGGCCGTCAACGGCCGGATCGTCGACGATACGATCTGATCGCGGGTCATCTGACAGGGTAAACCTATGTTACGACCGTTCCGGACGGGTAATTCACGTTTCATTGTCCTCGACCGTCGCGTCGACGACGGGGCAAAATCCGACTCCGGATCGAAGGCAACATCGGTTCGGTGACGGTGACGGTTCGATCGAGCGTCCGTTTCGGCCGGTACGCGCCGGATCGGTCACATCTGGTGTCAGAGACCTGTCGTCGTCGGCACCGCTCGGTCCGTCACCGGCGATCGACGTCAGTTCGTCCACGGATGCTGGTAGATCGCGGCGACTTCCTCCGTGGCAACCTCTCGAGCCGTCTCACGCTCTCCCTGATCGACACGTCCGTTCATCTCGGAGATCGTCGGTCGTGTCACTCGCCGGTACGTCGGTCGGACGAACGAAGACGCCAGTTCGATGACTCGTGTAAAGCCGATCGAGTCGGGTCTGTTCGATCGCTACTCGACGATGACGACCGCCGATTCGGTCTCGAGCATCTCGCCTTCGCCCGAGTAGGTGCGCTCGTACTCGACGTCGAACAACTCGCCTTCGAGTTCCTCGCCGGCGACGCACAAGACGTCGTCGTCTCGCGAGCGTTGCCCGCTCGCATCATCCACAGCGCGTGGCTCTGTGCCCTCAATCTCGTACTCGCCGCTCTCGATCGCGGCGTCGATCTCGCCGACTTTCTCGCCGTACCGCGGGCCGACCTGCGAGTAATCGAGGTCGATCGCGGCCACTTCGGTGGTGATCTCCGGCTGGTCGGCGAGTACCTCGAGGTCGTCGACGTGCATCACAGTTCTGACGGCGTCCTCAAAGCCTTCGATCGGGCCGTAGACCGACACCGATTCGAGCTCTTCGTTCAGCGGGAGCTGGCGTTCGCTTTTGTACCGCCGTAGCGCTGAGATGACCTCCATCGCCGTCTCGCCGGCCTCGAGGTCGGCCTCGTAGCCCCGGGGTTCGGGCCAGTCCTCGGTGTGAACGCTGTCGAAGGCGTCGTCTCGCGGCTCGCTATTCGCATACAGCGCCTGCCAGATCTCCTCGGTGATGTGTGGCAGGTACGGGGCCCACAGTTTGAGGAACGTCCGGTGAGCGACTCGCAACGCGTACGCCGTCGAGGGGTTGTCCTCGCGTTCTTTCGCGATCTCGAGGTAGTCGTCACAGAACGTCCCCCAGAAGAACGTCCGGAGCCGATCGCGGGCCTTCGCGAACTCGTAGGCCTCGAGGTGGTCGGTCAGGTCCGCGATGGCAGCGTCGAGTTCGGCGAGCAGCCAGCGGTCGATCGCCTCGAGTTCCTCGGGTTCGTCGGGCTCGGCCGGTGCGAGTGTGTCGACGAGCTTCGAGGCGTTCCAGAGCTTTCGCAGTAGCTTCTCGCCTGCGGTGAGGTCTTTCTCCTGATACGGGAAGTCGTCGCCGACGGAGGTGCCGGCTGCCCAGTAGCGGGCGGCGTCGACGGGATAGGCCTCGAGCACCTCGTCGGGAGCGACGACGTTGCCACGCGATTTCGACATCTTCTCTCGGTTCTCGTCTAAGACGTGGCCGTTGATCATCGTCGCGTCGAAGGGGACCTCGCCGGTGTGCTCGTAGCACTTGACGATCGTGTGGAACAGCCAGAACGAGATGATGTCGTGGCCCTGGGGACGGAGGTCGAACGGGTAGAGTTCGGGGTTGTCCATCCGGAACGCCGCCGCATCGGCGTCCCAGTCCCAGCCGGCGTTGATCAGTGGCGTGAGCGAGGAGGTCGCCCAGGTGTCGAAGACGTCGTCTTCGGGGTCGAACGCGTCCGCCCCACACTCGGGACAGGAATCGACTGGCGGCTCGTCGCTTAGCGGGTCGACCGGCAGGTCCTCGCGGTCGGCCATCACCGGGTGGTCACACGCCTCGCAGTACCACACCGGGAACGGGATCCCCGAGTCCCGTTGTCGGGAGATCAGCCAGTCCCACTCGAGGCCCTCGATCCAGTGTTTGTAGCGAGTAAACATCTTCTTGGGGTACCAGTCCATCTCCCGGCCGGCCTCCAAGTACTCCTCCTTGTGGTCCAGAATTTCGACGTACCACTGCTTCGAGACCCGGAACTCGACGGGCGTGTCACAGCGTTCGTGGACCTGGACGGTGTGGGAGATTTCCCAGCGGTCCCGAAGGTAGCCTTCCTCGTCTAAGTCCTCGACGATGGCCTCGCGAGCTTCCTCGGTCGACAGGCCCTCGTACTCGCCCGCGAGGTCGGTCATCGTCGCGGACTCGTCGATCGCCACCCGAAGCGGGAGGTCGTGGGCCTGGTACCACTCGATGTCCTTCTGGTCGCCGAAGGTACAACACATCACGACGCCGGTCCCTTTCTCCATGTCGACGCGCTCGTCCTCGATGATCGGCACCTCGTGGCCGAAGATCGGGATGCGAGCGGTCTCGCCGACGAGGTCGGCGTTGTCCTCGTCGTCGGGGTGGACGAACACGGAGACACACGCGGGCAGGAGTTCGGGACGGGTCGTCGAGATGACGAACTCCTCGCGTGGGGCGTCGTCACCGACAACTTCGAACGCGATGTCGTTGAAGTGCGAGCCCTGCTCCATGTCCTCCATCTCGACTTGCGAGATGGCGGTCTCACATTCGGGACACCAGATCGCCGGGGCCTTCTTGCGGTACTCCCGGCCCTGTTCGTAGAGATCGAGGAAGGAGAGCTGGGAGATCCGCTGGACGCGGGGCTCGATCGTCTTGTAGGTGTTGTCCCAGTCGATCGAGCAGCCGAGTGCCTGCATCTTCTCGGTGAAGTCCGCCTCGTACTCCTGACAGACCTCCCGGCAGAGCTGCTGGAACTCCCGGCGCTCGTAGTCCTGGTGACGGATGTCCAGTTCCTTCTCGGTCAGCCGCTCGCTCGCGATCCCGTTGTCGTCGTAGCCGAAGGGAAAGAGTACGTCGCCGTCGTGCATTCGCTGGAACCGGGCGGCGAAGTCCTGCAGCGTGTGACCGTAGAGATGACCCATGTGCAGATCACCCGACACCGTCGGCGGCGGCGTGTCGATCGCGTAGACGGTGTTCGGGTCCGTCTCGGGATCGTCCTCGTAGGCGTAGGTCTTCTCCTCGACCCACGTCCGTTGCCAGCGCGGTTCGGCCGTCTCGGGGTCGTACTCCCCCTCGAGGGAGACCTCGAGCTCGCGGTCTCGCTCCGGCGTGTCCGTACTCATGTTCTCACCGCCCTCCGTGGGCGCGGTCGATACCGGGTGCGTCGTCGGGAGCGTCGGTCGTACATACGTGTCCTTGATCGATGCATACCGGTCGGCCACAATACA contains:
- a CDS encoding valine--tRNA ligase; the encoded protein is MSTDTPERDRELEVSLEGEYDPETAEPRWQRTWVEEKTYAYEDDPETDPNTVYAIDTPPPTVSGDLHMGHLYGHTLQDFAARFQRMHDGDVLFPFGYDDNGIASERLTEKELDIRHQDYERREFQQLCREVCQEYEADFTEKMQALGCSIDWDNTYKTIEPRVQRISQLSFLDLYEQGREYRKKAPAIWCPECETAISQVEMEDMEQGSHFNDIAFEVVGDDAPREEFVISTTRPELLPACVSVFVHPDDEDNADLVGETARIPIFGHEVPIIEDERVDMEKGTGVVMCCTFGDQKDIEWYQAHDLPLRVAIDESATMTDLAGEYEGLSTEEAREAIVEDLDEEGYLRDRWEISHTVQVHERCDTPVEFRVSKQWYVEILDHKEEYLEAGREMDWYPKKMFTRYKHWIEGLEWDWLISRQRDSGIPFPVWYCEACDHPVMADREDLPVDPLSDEPPVDSCPECGADAFDPEDDVFDTWATSSLTPLINAGWDWDADAAAFRMDNPELYPFDLRPQGHDIISFWLFHTIVKCYEHTGEVPFDATMINGHVLDENREKMSKSRGNVVAPDEVLEAYPVDAARYWAAGTSVGDDFPYQEKDLTAGEKLLRKLWNASKLVDTLAPAEPDEPEELEAIDRWLLAELDAAIADLTDHLEAYEFAKARDRLRTFFWGTFCDDYLEIAKEREDNPSTAYALRVAHRTFLKLWAPYLPHITEEIWQALYANSEPRDDAFDSVHTEDWPEPRGYEADLEAGETAMEVISALRRYKSERQLPLNEELESVSVYGPIEGFEDAVRTVMHVDDLEVLADQPEITTEVAAIDLDYSQVGPRYGEKVGEIDAAIESGEYEIEGTEPRAVDDASGQRSRDDDVLCVAGEELEGELFDVEYERTYSGEGEMLETESAVVIVE